The genome window ATAAGCTGGGTATTTTTTTCTGATAATCGGTTATTAAGATAATCATTCAGCAAATCGCCTAAAGCCCAGTCATGACACAAAGCTTTGGTTAAGTCGACAATCCTGAACCCTAAGACCTTCAGTTCTGCTTGGGTGGATTCATTATCTTTTTGTAAATCATTGAGTAAGACCTGACTTTCTTTATCAGCAAATGCCCAAAAAGCCATATAGCCCAGACGCGAAAGTAACGTTGCTATAAAGATATCTTCAGCATCATTGCGCTTTAAATGCTTAGCAAATTCTCGTGCCTGAGTAGCAGCATGAAAAGCAAATGCCATTTCTTGTATCAGTTGTGTACGCTGTTCACCTGCTTGTAAATTGTCAATCAGGGCCATTGACAGGGTTAAGACCTTGATTTGCTCAAAGCCCATGACCATGACTGCACGAGATACCGTGCTGATACTGTGCTTGGTTGGATTGAAATGAACAGTATTAACCGCTTTTAAAACCCGGCTGGTCAAAGAGGCATCTTGAAGAATAATATTGGCAACATCTGACGCTGAACTTTTTCCACTATTTAGAGCTTTTGTGACGTTGGCAACCGTTCCCGAAAAGATCGGCATATCCACTTCACTAAGTTGTTTGACCCAATTAGAAAGTGCAGCGTTTTCCATTCAAAATTAATCCAAAGACTTTTTCTGATTAGCTACACCATGTGGCACATGGCCTGTAGCGACGTGCTCAAGCGCTGATTGACAATGCTTTTCTTGATCATCAAAAAATATGTCAGCGCCAAATGATTTTAAAAATGGTCCTTTGTCCATGCCACCTAGAAATATTGCTTCGTCGATACGGATCTCCCAAGCCCTTAGCGTTCTGATAACACGTTCATGTGCTGGTGCAGATCGCGCAGTTACCAGTGCTGTTCTAATCGGTGAAGCATTTTCGCCATATTCCGTCTGAATTTGATTTAGCGCCATTAAAAAATCTTTAAACGGCCCACCAGGCAGAGGTTCACGTGCGGTCTGTTGTTCATTTTCAGTAAATGCTTTTAATCCCTTTTCTTTGAAAATTCGCTCCGAATCGTCAGAGAACAGAACGGCATCACCATCAAATGCAATTCTAAGTTGATCGCTATCATTATTATTCCTAATGTGTGAAGGCAGAATTGTCGCAGCAGCAATACCTGCTTCTAACGCCATTCCGACATCCTCAGGACTGGTTGATAAAAATAAATGTGCATTAAACGGCGCCACATAACGATACGGACTGCTTCCAGATGTAAATACTGCGCGGGTAATGGCTAATCCATGATGTTGAATAGAATTAAAAACACGAAGCCCCGTATCAGCACTATTGCGAGACAATAAAATAATCTCAACCTTGGGTGTGTTTGGGTTGTTGTCATTTAACGCGAGTAATTTACGTACCAGACTAAAGGCACCGCCTGGCGCTAAGGGGACATCTTCATTTTCTATTTGATAGCGACAATAAGCTTCTGTGCCCTGATCTTCATAGATGCGATGACTTTCATCCAAGTCAAATAAGGCGCGAGATGAAATAGCGAGAACAAGCGGTTTTGTATCCATCATGGTTCAAACATCCCTTAATAATGACTGTCCATCAGTCCGTGCAACTCGGATAATACGCTCCCAGGCAATCTGCCCTTGTTGATTTATACTGGGATATTCAGAAAGACTTTTGAGGTCGTCACTCAAACTATCAATGACAGACACCTCCTCGGGTTTGCCTTTTGGAAAGTTACTATTTTCAGAAAACACGATTCGGCAAAAAATAGGAATCTTCGGTGCCAGTGTCTGAAGTGCGTGTTTGGAGTTATAGATTCTATGCAGTGGGTTAGTAAATTTAAAACTTCTGCCATCAATGATCTGGGTCCATTGATCGATATGATCAGCCCCAAACAAGTGACCTGACATGGGATAAGTTTCAATAATTAACAATCCTTGTTCAATCAGTACTAAACGTTCAATTTCAATCATTCCCCCAACCCGTCAGGAATGATTATCGATTTTGCTTCTTCTTTTTTGACAGTCTGTAATGCACGCTCTAATTTGCGAGAGTAAAAAGAACGCTTTCTTTTACGTCTAATGATGAATGCAATACACAACAGGAAAAAAATCGCTGTAGCAATGGCTACTTGAATGGATAAATCTAAATTAATAATCGTACTGGCCTCAATATTGTTGTGTACTAATTATACGAAATCATCGTTGTATTGTATTCACTTTATGTTAAGGCTACAGCGGTAAATGTGTAATAGGATCTTCATGAATGATGACTTCCGCTTCATCAAACAAATCAGCTATCTCTCGTTCAAGTGCATCCGCAATGTCGTGAGCTTGCCTCAAACTCAATGTTTCATCCAATTCAAGATGAAGTTGAATAAACACTGTTGTCCCCGATCGTCGTGTACGAAGATCATGTAAGCCACGCGCTTGAGGATGTTTTAAAACCAGAGCACTAATTTTTTCTCGTTCATTATCAGGCAACTCATGATCCATTAGTAAATCAATCGACTCTCTTACAATCCCCCATGCACTGTGTAATATGAATAAGGCAATAGCAATAGCGATAAGCGGATCTGATAATGTCCAACCATTCAGACTCAATACAAGCGCCAGAATAACACCACCATTAACCAGTAAGTCGGTTTTGTAATGTAAGGCATCAGCTTTGATTGCCGTCGAGTCCGTTTGTTTTATCACGTAGTTCTGGAATACCATCAACGCAAACGTGGCGATGATAGAAAACACCATCACAGCGATTCCGATGGTCATACCCTGCTCCATAGCTTCAGGTTTAAACAATCGGTTTATAGCCTGAAGAAGCAGTATGCCGGCTGAGCCTGCAATGAACATAGATTGGCCCAGTCCGGCCAGAGACTCTGCCTTGCCATGTCCGAAACGATGTTCTCTGTCTGCGGGCTGTAACGCATGATGCACAGCAATCATATTCAAAACAGATGCGAGCACATCAAGACTCGAGTCAACAAGTGTTGCCAGAATGCTCACCGAGTCAGTGAGAAACCAAGCAAATAGCTTCACGATTATCAGAGTAATAGCCGTAACAACAGATGCATAGGTGGCTATACGCATCAATTGGGCTTTATCAATGTGTTGAGGCTTATTCATGGACTTAGTATAGTGGATTCAATTCAAGTAACGTGAGTTTAGTATTTATGATGCTCACATAACTCATTTTAGGAAAGCTTTATGCCAATCTCGACGATCAATACCAGCCCATTCGAAGGACAAAAACCGGGCACTTCAGGTTTACGAAAAAAAGTCAGTGTCTTTAAGCAATCTCATTATCTGGAAAACTTTATTCAATCCACTTTTAATGCGCTAGGTGATTGTGAGGATAAAACCTTAGTGGTTGGTGGTGACGGTCGCTATTACAATCAAACGGCGATACAAATCATTCTAAAAATGGCTGCAGCTAATGGTTTTTCGCATGTTTGGGTCGGTCAGAATGGTATTCTTTCTACACCTGCCGCGTCATGTGTTATCCGGAAATACAAAGCCTTTGGCGGTTTGATTTTGTCGGCAAGCCACAATCCGGCAGGTATTGATGGTGACTTTGGTATCAAATTTAACACCAGTAATGGTGGGCCTGCCCCGGAATCAATTACTAGTAAAATTTATGAACATTCTGCTGAAATTACTGAATATAAAATCTCTAATGCAGCCGATATTGCACTTCACAAATTAGGGCAGCAAACGCTGGGCTCAATGACAGTTGAAGTGATTGATCCCGTCTCAGATTATGCACAGTTAATGCAGTCTATTTTTGATTTTCCAAAAATCAAAACATTTATCACCACAAGCGATTTTTCAATGCGATTTGATGCAATGCATGCGGTCACCGGACCCTACGCCATTGAGATATTAGAAAACTTGCTGGGAGCACCTAAAGGGACTGTCATAAACGGCATTCCATTACCTGATTTTGGTAATGGCCACCCAGATCCGAACCTAACCTATGCTGAAGAACTTGTGACCGAGTTATTCTCAGATAACGCCCCGGATTTTGGTGCTGCCTCAGACGGCGATGGTGATCGCAATATGATCCTGGGGAAACAATTTTTTGTGACCCCTTCTGACAGCTTGGCTATTCTTGCGGCCAATGCTCAGCTTGTACCAGCATATAAAAATGGTATCACTGGTATTGCTCGTTCCATGCCAACCAGTCAGGCCGCAGACCGCGTAGCCGAAAAATTAGGGGTTGAATGCTTTGAAACGCCGACTGGCTGGAAATTCTTTGGTAACTTGCTTGATGCAAACCGCGTGACTTTATGTGGCGAAGAGAGCTTTGGCACAGGTTCTAATCACATTCGTGAAAAAGATGGCTTATGGGCTGTACTTTTCTGGCTAAATATTCTGGCCGTGAAACAACAATCGGTGGCGGAATTAGTTAATCAACATTGGTTAACATTTGGGCGTAATTACTACACTCGACATGATTATGAAGGTGTACCCACTGAACAAGCAGAAGCCCTGATTGAACACTTACAGCTTCAACTACCGACATTACCTCAACAGCAGCTTGGTAAGCGTATCGTTAGTTATGCAGATAACTTCAGCTACCATGACCCAATTGACGATAGTATTGCAGAAAAACAAGGCATTCGTATTGGTTTTGAGGGTGGTGACAGAATCATATTCCGTCTATCCGGTACAGGTACTGAGGGTGCCACATTACGGGTTTATATTGAATCCTATCAAGATGATCCTGAACAATTAAACACTGACACGCAATTCGCACTAGCTGACCTTATTCAACTCGCTGATGAACTAGCCAAAATTACTGAACTGACAGGCAGAACAGCGCCAACCGTTATCACTTAAAATTTTATAATCATGATACAAACTCTTATTCTTGGCTCAAGCTCACCTTTCAGAGCTGAACTACTTAAAAAGCTGCAGATTAATTTCATTCAGCATTCGCCTGATATTGACGAGACACAGCTGGAAGGTGAGTCAGCACCGGCATTAGTCGAGCGACTGGCTCAAGAAAAAGCACGGCTCATTGCTGAAACCTATCCGCAAGCACTCATTATCGGTTCAGATCAGGTTGCTGTTGCAGATGGCAATATTTTGGGTAAGCCAGGTAACCATCAGACAGCGATTCAGCAATTAATGATGGCTTCAGGAAAATCCGTCACTTTTTATACTGGCCTTGCCTTGTACAATGCAGAAAATCAGACAATGCAGCATATTGTTGAACCATTCACTGTGCATTTTAGAGAGTTAACGGAAAAGCAGATTGAATACTATCTGAATCAAGAAAAACCCTACCAATGTGCGGGCAGCTTTAAATCCGAAGGGTTCGGGATCAGTTTATTCAGTCGTTTAGAGGGTGATGATCCTAATAGCTTGATAGGTCTACCACTCATAAAACTCATTGAGTTGTTGAGTAACGAAGGTGTCGATATTCTTCAACCCAATGAGTAGTGGATATCTATTATTCTTGATTTTCTGATTGTTGTTTCAGTTTTTCAGCATTTGCCATTGCTGATGCCTGAGCCGCATAGTTGTTCATTGTTTTTGTCATCAGTTGACGAGCTGCTTTAGAGCGCATCGATTTGGCCATACCTTCAACAAGACTTGTTTCAACATCATTCGATGATAAATGCGTTTTCAATTCATCAAGGTGTGTTTCACAACTCTGCAAAATATTTTGTGCGGCTTCTTGTGGATTGTTGCCTTGATAGTTGCTAGTTAGATGCCCTTGCATCATACATTTATTGTAGTCAGTCAAAATAGAGTACATTTTTGTTTGTGCTTGCTCTGGCATATCAGCAGGTGTGACATACTCTTGTGCAAAGACAACTGATGAGGCTGTTATTAATAAAGCAGATACTAAAATTTTTTTCATGGCGACTCCATTGTTGCAAATACTATGTTGAGTTATGAATATTGATTGACTCAACCAGCAGGAAATAATTCCCGATAATACGCCA of Methylophaga marina contains these proteins:
- a CDS encoding 5'-nucleotidase, whose product is MDTKPLVLAISSRALFDLDESHRIYEDQGTEAYCRYQIENEDVPLAPGGAFSLVRKLLALNDNNPNTPKVEIILLSRNSADTGLRVFNSIQHHGLAITRAVFTSGSSPYRYVAPFNAHLFLSTSPEDVGMALEAGIAAATILPSHIRNNNDSDQLRIAFDGDAVLFSDDSERIFKEKGLKAFTENEQQTAREPLPGGPFKDFLMALNQIQTEYGENASPIRTALVTARSAPAHERVIRTLRAWEIRIDEAIFLGGMDKGPFLKSFGADIFFDDQEKHCQSALEHVATGHVPHGVANQKKSLD
- a CDS encoding nuclease-related domain-containing protein, with product MIEIERLVLIEQGLLIIETYPMSGHLFGADHIDQWTQIIDGRSFKFTNPLHRIYNSKHALQTLAPKIPIFCRIVFSENSNFPKGKPEEVSVIDSLSDDLKSLSEYPSINQQGQIAWERIIRVARTDGQSLLRDV
- a CDS encoding cation diffusion facilitator family transporter — protein: MNKPQHIDKAQLMRIATYASVVTAITLIIVKLFAWFLTDSVSILATLVDSSLDVLASVLNMIAVHHALQPADREHRFGHGKAESLAGLGQSMFIAGSAGILLLQAINRLFKPEAMEQGMTIGIAVMVFSIIATFALMVFQNYVIKQTDSTAIKADALHYKTDLLVNGGVILALVLSLNGWTLSDPLIAIAIALFILHSAWGIVRESIDLLMDHELPDNEREKISALVLKHPQARGLHDLRTRRSGTTVFIQLHLELDETLSLRQAHDIADALEREIADLFDEAEVIIHEDPITHLPL
- a CDS encoding alpha-D-glucose phosphate-specific phosphoglucomutase — protein: MPISTINTSPFEGQKPGTSGLRKKVSVFKQSHYLENFIQSTFNALGDCEDKTLVVGGDGRYYNQTAIQIILKMAAANGFSHVWVGQNGILSTPAASCVIRKYKAFGGLILSASHNPAGIDGDFGIKFNTSNGGPAPESITSKIYEHSAEITEYKISNAADIALHKLGQQTLGSMTVEVIDPVSDYAQLMQSIFDFPKIKTFITTSDFSMRFDAMHAVTGPYAIEILENLLGAPKGTVINGIPLPDFGNGHPDPNLTYAEELVTELFSDNAPDFGAASDGDGDRNMILGKQFFVTPSDSLAILAANAQLVPAYKNGITGIARSMPTSQAADRVAEKLGVECFETPTGWKFFGNLLDANRVTLCGEESFGTGSNHIREKDGLWAVLFWLNILAVKQQSVAELVNQHWLTFGRNYYTRHDYEGVPTEQAEALIEHLQLQLPTLPQQQLGKRIVSYADNFSYHDPIDDSIAEKQGIRIGFEGGDRIIFRLSGTGTEGATLRVYIESYQDDPEQLNTDTQFALADLIQLADELAKITELTGRTAPTVIT
- a CDS encoding Maf family protein is translated as MQTLILGSSSPFRAELLKKLQINFIQHSPDIDETQLEGESAPALVERLAQEKARLIAETYPQALIIGSDQVAVADGNILGKPGNHQTAIQQLMMASGKSVTFYTGLALYNAENQTMQHIVEPFTVHFRELTEKQIEYYLNQEKPYQCAGSFKSEGFGISLFSRLEGDDPNSLIGLPLIKLIELLSNEGVDILQPNE